Proteins encoded in a region of the Elaeis guineensis isolate ETL-2024a chromosome 7, EG11, whole genome shotgun sequence genome:
- the LOC105047946 gene encoding nuclear speckle RNA-binding protein A isoform X1: MSDPYWRYSSAESDPRAAIPGYLPSDGSTVASDGMRSAGDPRGASDFMQSDISIQPGRYGSDDLSGAGSRAPPGFSGLAAVAPIRGHNPLEEPILTRRDALGIRPGIIDKPNPSVKSDGASADQSNILFVDGLPTDCMRREVAHLFRPFIGFKDIRVVHKEPRRAGDKAHVLCFVEFNDAKCALIALEALQGYKFDDRKPDSPVLRIQFVKFPFRPSSVCDEQRHGGGPN; this comes from the exons ATGTCCGATCCCTACTGGAGATACTCTTCTGCCGAAAGCG ATCCAAGGGCTGCTATTCCTGGTTATCTTCCATCTGATGGTTCTACTGTAGCATCTGATGGCATGCGGAGTGCTGGTGATCCAAGGGGTGCATCAGATTTTATGCAGAGTGAT ATATCAATACAACCTGGAAGGTATGGTTCAGATGATCTTTCTGGAGCAGGAAGTCGTGCTCCACCTGGATTTAGTGGTTTGGCTGCTGTAGCTCCCATAAGAGGACATAATCCATTAGAAGAGCCGATTTTAACAAGAAGAGATGCATTAGGCATTAGGCCTGGCATCATAGACAAACCCAATCCTTCGGTAAAATCTGATGGTGCGTCTGCAGATCAATCTAACATCCTTTTTGTGGATGGTCTTCCTACTGATTGTATGAGGAGAGAAGTAGCCC ATCTCTTCCGCCCTTTTATTGGTTTCAAGGATATCAGAGTTGTACATAAGGAGCCTAGACGT GCTGGGGATAAGGCTCATGTCCTGTGCTTCGTGGAGTTTAATGATGCCAAATGTGCTTTAATTGCTCTGGAAGCTCTTCAAG GATATAAATTTGATGACAGGAAACCGGATTCACCAGTCTTAAGGATCCAATTTGTGAAATTCCCTTTCCGTCCATCTTCTGTATGTGATGAGCAGAGACATGGAGGTGGTCCAAATTGA
- the LOC105047946 gene encoding protein MATERNALLY EXPRESSED GENE 5 isoform X2: protein MRSAGDPRGASDFMQSDISIQPGRYGSDDLSGAGSRAPPGFSGLAAVAPIRGHNPLEEPILTRRDALGIRPGIIDKPNPSVKSDGASADQSNILFVDGLPTDCMRREVAHLFRPFIGFKDIRVVHKEPRRAGDKAHVLCFVEFNDAKCALIALEALQGYKFDDRKPDSPVLRIQFVKFPFRPSSVCDEQRHGGGPN, encoded by the exons ATGCGGAGTGCTGGTGATCCAAGGGGTGCATCAGATTTTATGCAGAGTGAT ATATCAATACAACCTGGAAGGTATGGTTCAGATGATCTTTCTGGAGCAGGAAGTCGTGCTCCACCTGGATTTAGTGGTTTGGCTGCTGTAGCTCCCATAAGAGGACATAATCCATTAGAAGAGCCGATTTTAACAAGAAGAGATGCATTAGGCATTAGGCCTGGCATCATAGACAAACCCAATCCTTCGGTAAAATCTGATGGTGCGTCTGCAGATCAATCTAACATCCTTTTTGTGGATGGTCTTCCTACTGATTGTATGAGGAGAGAAGTAGCCC ATCTCTTCCGCCCTTTTATTGGTTTCAAGGATATCAGAGTTGTACATAAGGAGCCTAGACGT GCTGGGGATAAGGCTCATGTCCTGTGCTTCGTGGAGTTTAATGATGCCAAATGTGCTTTAATTGCTCTGGAAGCTCTTCAAG GATATAAATTTGATGACAGGAAACCGGATTCACCAGTCTTAAGGATCCAATTTGTGAAATTCCCTTTCCGTCCATCTTCTGTATGTGATGAGCAGAGACATGGAGGTGGTCCAAATTGA